The segment TCCTACGACGGCGACAACAACGACAGCGAAGACGTTAGGGTTTGATGGCGGTGAAGAAGGCTAGCGAGATGTTCTCGAAGAGCTTGATCGAGGACGTTCACAGATGGGGATGCATGAAGCAGACGGGTGTGAGCCTCAGGTACATGATGGAGTTCGGTTCCACTCCCACCGAGAGAAACCTTCTGATCTCCGCGCAGTTTCTCCACAAGGAGCTCCCGATTCGGATCGCGAGGCGCGCGATCGAGCTCGAGACGCTGCCTTATGGTCTCTCTGAGAAACCTGCCGTTTTGAAGGTACGCTCCGAGGTTCCGGTTTATTCCGGTTTAGTTATTGTGAATTGTAATTCTAGCTAAGAGATCCTTAGAACAGCTTTGTATGAGTTTGTTTTGGTAGGTGAGGGATTGGTATGTGGAGTCGTTCAGGGACATGAGAGCGTTTCCTGAGATCAAGGATACTGCTGACGAGAAAGAGTTCACTCAGATGATTAAGGCTGTTAAAGTAAGGCACAACAACGTGGTTCCCATGATGGCTCTGGGTGTTAACCAGCTGAAGAAAGGGATGAGACTCTACGAGAATCTTGATGAGATTCATCAGTTTCTTGATCGCTTCTACTTGTCTCGAATAGGGATCCGTATGCTTATCGGTAagactttgtttttttgttttcttaaatgattCAACTGATATATCTTTGTGTTGATACTGTTGAGGTTGTAATGAAATGAAATTTTCAGGGCAGCATGTTGAGTTGCATAATCCGAACCCTCCGCTTCATACCGTGGGTTACATACACACCAAGATGTCTCCTATGGAGGTGGCAAGGAATGCTAGTGAAGATGCAAGGTCAATTTGTTTCAGAGAGTATGGTTCTGCTCCGGAGATAAACATATATGGCGATCCAAGTTTCACCTTTCCGTGAGTTCTTGTTCTCTTCTTTGATACATTCTGTTGTAGCTTTTGTCTCTCACATAGccaacaatgttttttttttcctctacTCCTTTTCTTAGGTATGTACCGACCCATTTGCATCTTATGGTGTATGAGCTAGTCAAGAACTCTCTA is part of the Raphanus sativus cultivar WK10039 chromosome 5, ASM80110v3, whole genome shotgun sequence genome and harbors:
- the LOC108856223 gene encoding pyruvate dehydrogenase (acetyl-transferring) kinase, mitochondrial, whose translation is MAVKKASEMFSKSLIEDVHRWGCMKQTGVSLRYMMEFGSTPTERNLLISAQFLHKELPIRIARRAIELETLPYGLSEKPAVLKVRDWYVESFRDMRAFPEIKDTADEKEFTQMIKAVKVRHNNVVPMMALGVNQLKKGMRLYENLDEIHQFLDRFYLSRIGIRMLIGQHVELHNPNPPLHTVGYIHTKMSPMEVARNASEDARSICFREYGSAPEINIYGDPSFTFPYVPTHLHLMVYELVKNSLRAVQERFVDSDRVAPPIRIIVADGIEDVTIKVSDEGGGIPRSGLPKIFTYLYSTARNPLEEDVDLGIADVPITMAGYGYGLPISRLYARYFGGDLQIISMEGYGTDAYLHLSRLGDSQEPLP